A stretch of the Candidatus Binatus sp. genome encodes the following:
- a CDS encoding TetR/AcrR family transcriptional regulator — translation MSVKRQPVSPPIRRKDGRGRPSTPFIRERILQSAAELFAEREFELVLIDEVAAHAGVGKGSVYRQFKSKEELYAAAVINGFTELQREIRSALAGCTSMREQIATIVRHAVRFFWSRRQFFALLRDPKALRPPQERQYQAQRNDLSRLISGVLDEGVKRGAMRPGIDTRIAAESLLGMMRGINRYGREYTTPERAVEIVTSIFLDGCAVAAR, via the coding sequence GTGAGCGTCAAGCGCCAGCCGGTTTCGCCGCCGATTCGCCGCAAAGACGGCCGCGGCAGGCCGTCAACGCCGTTCATCCGCGAGAGAATCCTCCAGAGCGCCGCGGAACTCTTTGCCGAAAGGGAATTCGAGCTGGTCTTGATCGACGAGGTCGCCGCTCACGCCGGGGTCGGCAAGGGCAGCGTTTACCGCCAATTCAAATCGAAAGAGGAGCTCTACGCGGCCGCGGTAATCAACGGATTCACCGAACTGCAGCGCGAAATTCGCTCGGCGCTGGCGGGATGCACGTCGATGCGCGAGCAAATCGCGACGATCGTGCGTCATGCCGTCAGATTTTTCTGGAGCCGCCGCCAGTTCTTCGCCCTGCTGCGCGATCCCAAGGCGTTGCGGCCCCCACAGGAGCGCCAGTATCAGGCTCAGCGCAATGACTTGTCGCGATTGATCAGCGGAGTTCTCGACGAGGGCGTCAAGCGCGGTGCGATGAGGCCGGGTATCGACACTCGAATCGCGGCCGAATCGCTGCTGGGCATGATGCGCGGGATCAACCGCTACGGTCGCGAGTACACGACCCCCGAGCGCGCGGTCGAGATCGTCACGTCGATCTTCCTCGACGGATGTGCCGTTGCCGCGCGATAA
- a CDS encoding M20 family metallopeptidase, whose amino-acid sequence MDKASIRTHVERLWDESIVAELTEYIRIPNKSVAFDRDWKAHGHMDRVVARFEDWARRQPIRAVKLEVVRLEGRTPLLFIEIPGDSKDCVLLYGHMDKQPEMSGWREGLGPWQPVLDGERLYGRGSADDGYAMFACIGAIGALQANSIRHARCVVIIEACEESGSFDLPHYIAHLAPRIGQPSLCIALDSGCGNYDQLWLTTSLRGLVGGKLQVEVLTEGVHSGDAGGVVPDSFRIVRQLLSRVEDEATGKVLGGEFYASIPDARLKQAAATAAVLGDDFRTKLPFVEGARPVSDDTTELILNRAWRPALSIIGADGLPPTGNAGNVLRAGTAVSLSLRLPPTVDPKVASQKLKNILEKDPPYGCKVSFKANWGASGWNAPALSPWLERSLEAASNDYFGKPVAYMGEGGTIPFMGMLGERFPQAQFMITGVLGPHANAHGPNEFLHIPTAKKVTCCVAKVIADHFARSTS is encoded by the coding sequence ATGGACAAGGCATCGATCCGAACTCACGTCGAGCGGCTTTGGGATGAATCCATCGTCGCCGAACTGACCGAGTACATTCGTATCCCCAACAAGTCGGTTGCGTTCGATCGCGACTGGAAAGCGCACGGTCACATGGACCGCGTCGTCGCGCGCTTCGAGGATTGGGCGCGCCGCCAGCCGATTCGCGCCGTCAAGCTGGAAGTCGTGAGGCTCGAGGGCCGGACCCCGCTGCTGTTCATCGAAATCCCCGGCGACTCGAAGGATTGCGTGCTGCTCTATGGGCACATGGACAAGCAGCCCGAGATGTCGGGATGGCGCGAAGGGCTGGGCCCGTGGCAGCCGGTGCTCGACGGCGAGCGTTTGTATGGCCGCGGCAGCGCCGATGACGGGTACGCGATGTTCGCATGCATCGGTGCGATCGGCGCGCTGCAGGCGAACTCGATTCGACACGCGCGATGCGTGGTGATCATCGAGGCTTGCGAAGAAAGCGGCAGCTTCGATCTCCCGCACTACATCGCGCATCTGGCGCCCCGCATCGGGCAGCCGAGCCTGTGCATCGCGCTGGACTCGGGTTGCGGCAACTACGATCAACTTTGGTTGACCACGTCGCTGCGCGGCCTGGTCGGCGGGAAACTCCAAGTCGAGGTGCTCACCGAGGGGGTGCATTCGGGCGACGCCGGCGGAGTCGTGCCCGACAGCTTCCGCATCGTGCGCCAGTTGCTGAGCCGGGTCGAGGACGAGGCGACGGGGAAGGTGCTCGGGGGGGAATTTTACGCGTCGATCCCCGATGCGCGCCTGAAGCAGGCGGCCGCCACGGCCGCGGTGCTCGGCGACGACTTCCGCACGAAGCTTCCGTTCGTCGAGGGCGCGCGTCCCGTAAGCGACGATACGACGGAGCTCATCCTCAACCGCGCGTGGCGGCCGGCGCTCTCGATCATCGGCGCGGACGGGCTGCCGCCGACCGGCAACGCCGGCAACGTGCTGCGCGCGGGCACGGCGGTGAGTTTGTCGCTCAGACTGCCGCCGACGGTAGATCCAAAAGTCGCGTCGCAAAAGCTCAAAAACATTTTAGAGAAAGATCCGCCGTATGGATGCAAAGTGAGTTTCAAGGCGAACTGGGGCGCCAGCGGATGGAATGCGCCAGCACTATCGCCGTGGCTCGAGCGCAGCCTGGAGGCGGCCTCGAACGACTACTTCGGCAAGCCGGTTGCCTACATGGGCGAAGGCGGCACCATTCCATTCATGGGGATGTTGGGCGAGCGGTTCCCGCAGGCGCAATTTATGATCACCGGGGTGCTGGGACCTCACGCCAATGCCCACGGGCCCAACGAGTTTCTCCACATCCCAACCGCGAAGAAGGTGACTTGCTGCGTGGCGAAAGTGATCGCCGATCATTTCGCCCGGAGTACTAGTTGA
- a CDS encoding multidrug efflux RND transporter permease subunit has translation MSLSRPFILRPVATSLLMVGLMLAGLVAYGQLPVSALPQVDYPTIQVMTFYPGASPDVMASSVTAPLERQFGEVPGLTQMTSNSSFGSSVITLQFDLNLNIDVAEQEVQAAINAAATYLPADLPNPPVYSKTNPADAPILTLALTSKELPLPQVEDLADTRLAEKISQLPGVGLVSIGGGQKPSVRIQANPTSLASYGITLEDLRAAIASANVNEAKGNFDGKQQAYTIGANDQLLTAKDYLPLIVAYHNGAPVKLSDVAGAIDDAENVKAAAWMDTTPAVIVNVQRQPGANIIAVVDRIKALMPRLQASLPSSVKVEILTDRTTTIRASVADVQFELMLTVALVVMVIFLFLRSLSATIIPSIAVPLSLIGTFGVMYLLGYSLDNLSLMALTISTGFVVDDAIVMIENISRFIEEGDPPLQAALKGAEQIGFTILSLTISLIAVLIPLLFMGDIVGRLFREFAVTLAVTILMSAVVSLTLTPMMCAKLLRHTPEREQTWFYRRSEKVFKDTIALYGRTLEWVLERETATLLIAIGTLVLTIVLYIVVPKGFFPVEDTGVIQGVSEAPQNVSFAAMVRGQQALARIILQDPAVESLSSFVGIDGTNTTVNSGRILINLKPLEQRQVDISTVINRLAPKLATVAGMTLYLQPVQDLTVEDRVSRTQYQYSLEDPSAGELSLWTGKLVDKLKTLPALRNVATDQQNGGQQEHIVIDRLTASRLGITPNLIDNTLYDAFGQRQVSTIFTQLNQYHVVLEVAPEFQNSPHALDDIYIRSAAGGEVPLSAFTHFEPGAAPLVVNHQGQFPAVTISFDLAPDYSLGDAVSAIDQARQEIGMPASIEASFQGTAAAFRASLKNEPLLILAALVTVYIVLGVLYESYIHPVTILSTLPSAGVGAILALMICGQDLNVIALIGIILLIGIVKKNAIMMIDFALEAQRKEGKPPREAIFQACLLRFRPIMMTTMAALLGALPLALGTGTGSELRRPLGIAIVGGLLVSQVLTLYTTPVIFLTFDRLATRVAKWRTRDVVPETVPAQAS, from the coding sequence GTGAGTCTTTCGCGCCCGTTCATACTCCGGCCGGTTGCAACTTCGCTGCTGATGGTCGGGCTGATGCTGGCCGGGCTCGTCGCCTACGGGCAGCTGCCCGTGTCGGCGCTGCCGCAGGTGGACTATCCGACCATCCAGGTTATGACGTTTTACCCGGGCGCGAGTCCGGACGTGATGGCGTCTTCGGTGACGGCGCCGCTCGAGCGGCAATTCGGAGAGGTGCCCGGGCTTACCCAGATGACCTCGAACAGCTCGTTCGGCAGCTCGGTCATCACGCTGCAGTTCGACCTCAACTTGAATATCGACGTTGCCGAGCAGGAGGTACAGGCGGCAATCAACGCGGCCGCGACCTACCTGCCCGCGGATCTCCCGAACCCGCCCGTTTACAGCAAGACCAATCCGGCCGACGCGCCGATTCTCACCCTGGCGCTGACGTCGAAGGAACTGCCGCTCCCGCAAGTCGAAGACCTGGCCGACACGCGTCTGGCCGAGAAGATCTCGCAGCTGCCCGGTGTGGGCTTGGTCAGTATCGGCGGCGGCCAGAAACCGTCGGTCCGCATACAGGCCAATCCGACCTCGCTCGCGTCGTATGGAATTACGCTTGAGGACCTGCGCGCCGCGATCGCGAGCGCCAACGTCAACGAGGCCAAGGGCAACTTCGATGGCAAGCAGCAGGCTTACACGATCGGCGCCAACGACCAGCTGCTGACCGCCAAGGACTACCTGCCGCTGATCGTCGCCTATCATAACGGCGCACCGGTCAAGCTTTCCGATGTCGCCGGCGCGATCGACGACGCGGAGAACGTCAAGGCCGCGGCGTGGATGGACACCACGCCCGCCGTGATCGTCAACGTTCAGCGCCAGCCCGGCGCCAACATCATCGCCGTCGTGGACCGCATCAAGGCCCTGATGCCGCGCTTGCAGGCCTCGCTGCCCTCGTCGGTGAAGGTCGAGATCCTGACCGATCGCACCACCACGATTCGCGCCTCGGTGGCGGACGTGCAGTTCGAGCTGATGCTGACGGTGGCGCTGGTCGTCATGGTCATCTTCCTGTTTCTGCGCAGTCTGTCGGCGACGATCATTCCCAGCATCGCGGTTCCGCTCTCACTGATCGGAACGTTCGGCGTGATGTACCTGCTCGGCTACAGCCTCGACAACCTGTCGCTGATGGCGCTTACGATTTCGACCGGCTTCGTCGTTGACGACGCGATCGTGATGATCGAAAACATCTCGCGCTTCATCGAGGAAGGCGACCCGCCGCTTCAGGCCGCGCTCAAGGGCGCCGAGCAGATCGGCTTCACCATTCTTTCGCTCACCATCTCGCTGATCGCGGTGCTGATTCCGCTGCTGTTCATGGGCGATATCGTCGGCCGCTTGTTTCGTGAGTTCGCGGTCACGCTAGCGGTGACGATCCTGATGTCCGCGGTCGTCTCGTTGACGCTGACGCCGATGATGTGCGCGAAGCTGCTGCGGCATACGCCCGAGCGTGAGCAGACCTGGTTCTATCGCAGGTCGGAAAAGGTATTCAAAGACACCATCGCGCTTTACGGCCGAACGCTCGAGTGGGTTCTTGAACGCGAAACCGCAACGCTGCTGATCGCGATCGGCACCCTGGTCCTGACCATCGTGCTCTACATCGTCGTGCCCAAGGGCTTCTTTCCGGTCGAGGATACCGGGGTTATACAGGGCGTTTCCGAAGCGCCGCAGAATGTATCGTTCGCCGCGATGGTGCGCGGCCAGCAGGCTTTGGCGCGGATCATTTTGCAGGACCCGGCGGTGGAGAGCCTGTCGTCGTTTGTCGGAATTGACGGCACCAACACCACCGTCAACAGCGGACGAATACTGATCAACCTGAAACCACTCGAGCAGCGCCAGGTGGATATCAGCACGGTTATCAACCGCCTGGCGCCGAAGTTGGCGACCGTCGCGGGGATGACGCTGTACTTGCAGCCGGTGCAGGATCTGACGGTCGAAGACCGCGTGAGCCGCACGCAGTATCAGTACAGTCTCGAAGATCCAAGCGCCGGCGAATTGAGTCTCTGGACCGGCAAACTCGTGGATAAGCTCAAGACGCTGCCCGCCCTGCGCAACGTCGCCACCGACCAGCAGAACGGCGGCCAGCAGGAGCATATCGTCATCGATCGGCTGACGGCTTCGCGCCTGGGTATCACCCCAAATCTGATCGACAACACCTTGTACGACGCCTTCGGACAGCGGCAGGTGTCGACGATTTTCACGCAGTTGAATCAGTATCACGTGGTGCTCGAAGTGGCGCCGGAGTTTCAAAACAGTCCGCACGCGCTTGATGATATCTATATTCGCTCAGCCGCGGGCGGTGAGGTGCCGCTGAGCGCCTTCACCCACTTCGAACCGGGGGCGGCCCCGCTCGTCGTCAACCATCAGGGCCAGTTTCCCGCGGTTACAATCTCCTTCGATCTGGCCCCGGACTACTCGCTGGGCGACGCGGTCTCCGCGATCGACCAAGCGCGCCAGGAAATCGGGATGCCGGCAAGTATCGAGGCTTCGTTCCAGGGCACCGCCGCCGCGTTCCGGGCGTCGTTGAAGAACGAGCCGCTGCTAATCCTTGCGGCGCTGGTCACCGTGTACATCGTGCTCGGGGTTCTTTACGAGAGTTACATCCACCCGGTCACGATTCTCTCGACCCTGCCTTCGGCCGGCGTCGGCGCGATCCTCGCTCTGATGATCTGCGGTCAGGATCTAAACGTGATCGCGCTCATCGGCATCATCCTGCTGATAGGTATCGTGAAGAAGAACGCAATCATGATGATCGATTTCGCCCTTGAAGCTCAGCGCAAGGAAGGCAAGCCGCCGCGCGAGGCGATCTTCCAGGCCTGCCTGCTGCGCTTCCGGCCCATCATGATGACCACGATGGCGGCGTTGCTCGGCGCATTGCCGCTCGCGCTGGGAACCGGCACCGGCTCCGAGTTGCGCCGCCCGCTCGGTATCGCAATCGTCGGCGGCTTGCTCGTGAGCCAGGTGCTCACGCTTTACACGACGCCGGTGATTTTCCTGACCTTCGACCGTTTGGCGACGCGAGTGGCGAAGTGGCGGACAAGAGATGTTGTTCCTGAGACCGTCCCGGCTCAAGCGTCATGA
- a CDS encoding MdtA/MuxA family multidrug efflux RND transporter periplasmic adaptor subunit, whose translation MRSWLDKAIQRWRLWLVVLAVAVVGLYFFIARSRSDSATQAPPGAAHTVVPVAAAPAKLGDLNQYISAIGTVTAYNTVTIKSRVDGALDKINFTEGQIVKAGDLLAEIDPRPYQVQLEQAEGTLAKDLASLENAKVLLARDQELYDQKVLARQDLDNQQAAVGQYAGSIESDKGAVDNAKLQLVYSRITSPITGRVGLRLVDVGNIIHATDTTGLAVITQLQPIAVDFGIPEDDLPSLETAMKADPQLPVEAYDRDFKHKLAAGTLLTTDNQIDQSTGTIKLKASFPNQDNALFPNQFVNAKLLVNTLHNAILIPAAGLQRSQQGSFVYVVKPDQTVEMRSVTVAATQGDVIAIGKGLASGDMVVTDGVDKLQQGSHVNVQTAAIPPASTP comes from the coding sequence GTGCGCAGTTGGCTCGACAAAGCTATTCAACGATGGCGTCTGTGGCTGGTCGTTTTGGCCGTCGCGGTAGTTGGCCTTTACTTTTTTATCGCCCGCAGCCGCTCTGATTCCGCCACCCAGGCGCCTCCAGGCGCAGCACACACCGTTGTTCCGGTCGCAGCGGCGCCGGCGAAGCTCGGCGATTTGAACCAGTACATCTCCGCGATCGGCACGGTGACGGCCTACAACACGGTCACCATCAAAAGCCGGGTGGATGGCGCGCTCGACAAGATAAACTTTACCGAGGGGCAAATAGTAAAGGCCGGCGATCTGCTGGCTGAGATCGATCCGCGTCCGTACCAGGTGCAGCTCGAGCAGGCCGAGGGCACGCTCGCGAAGGATCTGGCGTCGCTCGAAAACGCCAAGGTTCTCCTCGCACGCGACCAGGAACTTTACGATCAAAAGGTCCTCGCGCGTCAGGACCTCGACAACCAGCAAGCGGCGGTCGGACAGTACGCCGGTTCGATCGAGAGCGATAAGGGCGCCGTGGACAACGCCAAGCTTCAGCTGGTTTACAGCCGCATCACTTCGCCGATCACGGGCCGGGTCGGGCTGCGGTTGGTGGACGTAGGCAACATCATTCATGCCACCGACACGACCGGTCTGGCGGTGATCACGCAGCTGCAGCCGATCGCGGTTGATTTCGGTATTCCGGAGGACGATTTGCCAAGCCTCGAGACCGCGATGAAGGCTGACCCCCAGTTGCCGGTCGAGGCTTACGATCGTGACTTCAAGCACAAACTCGCGGCCGGAACGCTACTCACGACCGACAACCAGATCGATCAGTCCACCGGCACGATCAAGCTCAAGGCGTCCTTTCCCAACCAGGATAACGCGCTGTTTCCAAATCAATTCGTCAACGCGAAGCTGCTCGTCAATACTTTGCACAATGCGATTCTGATCCCGGCGGCCGGTCTCCAGCGCAGCCAGCAAGGTTCGTTTGTGTATGTCGTCAAGCCTGACCAAACCGTCGAGATGCGCAGCGTGACCGTGGCCGCAACCCAGGGCGACGTGATCGCCATAGGCAAGGGTCTTGCGTCCGGCGACATGGTCGTCACCGACGGGGTGGACAAGCTGCAGCAAGGATCGCACGTGAATGTGCAGACGGCGGCTATACCGCCCGCGAGTACTCCGTGA
- a CDS encoding multidrug efflux RND transporter permease subunit: protein MSISEPFIRRPVATTLLTIALALGGAIAFRLLPVAPLPQVEFPTILVTAALPGASPETMASSVATPLERQFGRIAGLTELTSTSYLGASIIVLQFDLNRNIDAAARDVQAAINAAAGQLPSTLPSKPTYRKVNPADAPILILGLTSDAVRPGMMYDAADSILEQKLSQIDGVGQVMVGGSALPGVRVELNPTQMSNLGVGLEDVRTVLAAANANRPKGEVADANQTWGLSTTDQLLKAVDYQPLIVRYTNGAAVRLSDIALVRDSVENVRAAGMLDGKPVIGVIIFRQPGANIIDTVDRIYAALPQLRASISPAIKLSVILDRTTTIRASVRDVEFTLCISTALVIMVVFLFLRNLRATLIPGVVVPLSLVGTFGVMYLLGYSLDNLSLMALTICTGFVVDDAIVVIENISRYREQGMAPFEAAIKGAAGIGFTVISISISLVAVFIPILLMSGIVGRLFREFAVTLSAAVLVSLVISLTTTPMMSAQLLKPHGEEKHGRWYQASERFFKGMLDHYESSLLRVLDHQPLTLLVALGTLALSIFLFMVVPKGFFPQQDTGRLMGAVQADQDTSFQAMHDRLTELVATIDKDPAVDNAIAFTGGSGATNTANLYIGLKPLSERRISADLVIGRIRKEVSHVPGVNLYLQATQDLRIGGRGSNAQYQFTLQSDDLNELNQWAPKVLKKLRTVHILTDVSSDQQNSGLEANVVVDRDTASRLGLSQQAIDDTLYDAFGQRQVSTMYTPLNQYHVVMEVAPQFWQNPESLDLIYVRSNTGQLVKLGTFTHFAPEMTALAVNHQGQFPSVTISFNLAPGVALGDAVDAITRAEAQIHLPAGIRGTFQGTAQAFQDSLKNEGFLIFFALFAVYIVLGILYESYIHPITILSTLPSAGVGAMLALLLFHIDLSVIALIGIILLIGIVKKNAIMMIDFALEAQRGEGKSPHDAIYEACVLRFRPIMMTTAAALLGGLPLALGTGTGSEMRRPLGIAIVGGLLVSQVLTLYTTPVIYLYMDRLSAGWSKLWRRALGRPTTAPADSRA, encoded by the coding sequence ATGAGCATTTCCGAACCCTTCATCCGCAGGCCGGTCGCCACCACGCTGCTGACCATTGCGCTCGCGCTCGGGGGTGCGATCGCATTCCGGCTGCTTCCGGTTGCGCCGTTGCCGCAGGTCGAGTTCCCAACGATTCTGGTCACGGCGGCGTTGCCCGGTGCGAGTCCGGAGACGATGGCTTCGTCGGTGGCGACTCCGCTCGAGCGCCAGTTCGGCCGTATCGCGGGTCTGACGGAACTGACTTCGACCAGCTATCTCGGCGCCAGCATCATCGTTTTGCAATTCGACTTGAACCGCAATATCGACGCCGCCGCGCGTGACGTGCAGGCCGCGATCAATGCCGCGGCGGGGCAACTGCCGTCGACTCTGCCGAGCAAGCCGACCTATCGAAAGGTCAACCCCGCCGATGCGCCGATCCTGATTCTCGGGCTGACCTCGGACGCCGTACGCCCGGGAATGATGTACGACGCGGCTGATTCAATCCTTGAGCAGAAACTTTCGCAAATAGACGGCGTCGGCCAGGTGATGGTCGGCGGAAGCGCGCTGCCCGGTGTCCGGGTCGAACTTAATCCAACGCAGATGAGCAACCTCGGCGTCGGTCTCGAGGATGTGCGAACGGTCCTGGCCGCCGCCAATGCGAACCGGCCCAAGGGCGAAGTGGCGGACGCTAACCAAACCTGGGGGCTGAGCACGACCGATCAGCTGCTCAAGGCCGTGGACTACCAGCCGCTGATCGTTCGCTACACCAATGGCGCCGCGGTGCGGCTTTCCGATATCGCATTGGTTCGAGATTCAGTCGAGAACGTCCGCGCCGCAGGGATGCTCGATGGCAAGCCCGTCATCGGCGTTATCATTTTCCGCCAGCCCGGCGCGAACATCATCGATACCGTCGATCGAATTTACGCTGCGTTGCCCCAGTTGCGCGCCTCGATCTCGCCCGCAATCAAGCTCTCCGTAATCTTGGACCGTACCACCACCATCCGCGCCTCGGTGCGCGACGTCGAGTTCACGCTGTGCATTTCTACCGCGCTCGTGATCATGGTGGTGTTCCTGTTCCTGCGCAATCTGCGCGCCACGTTGATTCCGGGAGTGGTCGTTCCGCTTTCATTGGTCGGAACATTCGGCGTGATGTACCTGCTCGGATACAGCCTCGACAACCTCTCGCTGATGGCGCTTACGATCTGCACCGGCTTCGTCGTTGACGACGCAATTGTCGTTATCGAGAACATTTCCCGCTACCGCGAACAGGGGATGGCGCCGTTCGAAGCCGCGATCAAGGGCGCCGCGGGCATCGGCTTCACGGTGATCTCGATCAGCATCTCGCTGGTCGCGGTCTTTATCCCGATTTTGCTGATGTCCGGAATCGTCGGCCGGCTGTTCCGCGAGTTCGCGGTCACCTTGTCGGCCGCGGTTCTCGTTTCATTGGTCATTTCGCTCACCACGACGCCGATGATGAGCGCGCAGTTGCTCAAGCCGCATGGCGAAGAGAAACATGGCCGCTGGTACCAGGCGAGCGAGCGCTTTTTCAAGGGGATGCTGGACCATTACGAAAGCAGCCTGTTGCGGGTTCTGGACCATCAGCCGCTTACCCTGCTGGTCGCGCTCGGGACGCTCGCGCTGAGCATTTTTCTGTTCATGGTCGTGCCCAAGGGATTCTTCCCACAGCAGGATACGGGGCGCCTGATGGGCGCGGTGCAGGCCGACCAGGACACTTCATTCCAGGCGATGCACGATCGGCTTACCGAACTGGTCGCAACCATCGATAAAGACCCGGCCGTGGACAACGCGATCGCATTCACCGGCGGCAGTGGCGCAACCAATACCGCGAACTTGTACATTGGCCTCAAGCCCTTGAGCGAGCGGAGAATCAGCGCCGATCTGGTTATCGGCCGCATCCGCAAGGAGGTCTCCCACGTCCCCGGCGTCAATCTCTATCTGCAGGCCACACAGGATCTGCGCATCGGCGGCAGAGGCAGCAACGCGCAATATCAGTTCACGCTGCAGAGCGACGACCTCAATGAGCTCAACCAATGGGCGCCGAAGGTGCTCAAGAAATTGCGCACCGTTCACATTCTCACCGACGTCAGCAGCGATCAGCAGAATAGCGGCCTCGAGGCCAACGTCGTAGTCGATCGTGACACTGCTTCGCGCCTGGGACTCTCGCAACAGGCGATCGACGATACGCTCTACGACGCGTTCGGGCAGCGGCAAGTCTCCACGATGTACACGCCGCTGAACCAGTACCATGTCGTGATGGAGGTCGCGCCGCAGTTCTGGCAGAACCCCGAGTCGCTTGACCTGATCTACGTGCGCTCCAACACGGGGCAGCTGGTCAAGCTCGGCACCTTCACGCACTTCGCGCCCGAAATGACCGCACTCGCGGTTAACCACCAGGGTCAGTTTCCTTCCGTGACGATCTCGTTCAATCTCGCGCCGGGAGTCGCTCTGGGCGATGCGGTTGACGCGATCACGCGAGCCGAGGCGCAGATTCACCTGCCCGCCGGCATTCGCGGAACATTCCAGGGGACCGCACAGGCGTTCCAGGATTCGCTCAAGAACGAAGGCTTCCTCATCTTCTTCGCACTCTTCGCCGTGTACATCGTGCTCGGCATTCTCTACGAAAGTTACATCCATCCGATCACGATTCTCTCGACGCTGCCCTCGGCCGGCGTCGGCGCGATGCTCGCGCTGCTCCTGTTCCACATCGATCTGAGCGTGATTGCGCTGATCGGAATCATCCTGCTGATAGGTATCGTCAAGAAAAACGCGATCATGATGATCGACTTCGCGCTCGAGGCTCAACGCGGCGAAGGCAAGTCGCCGCACGACGCGATCTACGAAGCGTGCGTGCTGCGTTTTCGCCCGATCATGATGACCACGGCGGCGGCGCTGCTCGGCGGGCTACCGCTCGCGCTGGGCACCGGCACCGGCTCCGAGATGCGCCGCCCGCTTGGCATCGCGATCGTTGGCGGACTGCTGGTGAGCCAGGTGCTGACGCTCTACACGACGCCGGTGATCTATCTGTATATGGATCGGCTCAGCGCTGGATGGTCGAAACTGTGGAGGCGGGCGCTGGGGCGCCCAACAACGGCGCCGGCCGACTCGCGCGCATGA